A window of the Flavobacterium sangjuense genome harbors these coding sequences:
- the kdsA gene encoding 3-deoxy-8-phosphooctulonate synthase, which translates to MNLNSIPQIKNLDSGNFFVLAGPCAIEGEEMAMKIAEKLVTITDKLQIPYVFKGSFKKANRSRIDSFSGIGDEKALKILRKVSETFHIPTVTDIHTNEDADKAAQYVDVLQIPAFLVRQTDLVVAAANTGKTVNLKKGQFMSPESMKHAVQKVLDCNNQNVIVTDRGSMFGYQDMIVDFRGIPTMQQYATTVLDVTHSLQQPNQTAGVTGGRPDMIETIAKAGIVVGVDGIFIETHFDPANAKSDGANMLHLDYFEGLMTRLVAIRKTINQF; encoded by the coding sequence TCAAAAACCTTGATAGTGGAAATTTCTTCGTACTTGCGGGTCCATGTGCTATTGAAGGCGAAGAAATGGCTATGAAAATAGCTGAAAAACTAGTTACAATAACAGACAAATTACAAATACCATACGTTTTCAAAGGCTCGTTTAAAAAAGCCAATCGCTCAAGAATAGATAGTTTCTCGGGAATTGGCGATGAAAAAGCGTTAAAAATACTTCGTAAAGTTTCTGAAACCTTTCATATTCCAACCGTTACAGACATCCACACCAATGAAGATGCTGACAAAGCAGCACAATATGTTGATGTCTTACAAATTCCGGCGTTTTTGGTTCGTCAAACCGATTTAGTAGTAGCTGCGGCCAATACCGGAAAAACGGTCAATCTAAAAAAAGGACAATTCATGAGTCCGGAAAGCATGAAACATGCGGTTCAAAAAGTTTTGGACTGCAACAATCAAAATGTAATAGTTACCGATAGAGGAAGCATGTTTGGCTATCAGGATATGATAGTTGACTTCCGTGGAATTCCAACTATGCAACAGTACGCGACAACCGTTTTGGATGTTACCCATTCGCTACAGCAACCAAATCAAACTGCTGGTGTAACCGGCGGAAGACCTGATATGATTGAAACCATTGCCAAAGCGGGAATTGTAGTTGGCGTTGACGGAATTTTTATAGAAACCCATTTTGATCCTGCAAATGCCAAAAGTGACGGCGCTAATATGTTGCATTTGGACTATTTTGAAGGTTTGATGACTCGTTTGGTAGCCATCAGAAAAACAATCAATCAATTTTAA